Proteins from a single region of Juglans microcarpa x Juglans regia isolate MS1-56 chromosome 5S, Jm3101_v1.0, whole genome shotgun sequence:
- the LOC121267422 gene encoding uncharacterized protein LOC121267422, which yields MEGDFPDQESVGSGTKRSSVSSSSRSRNRKDFFHRFLDSKDLTVKLEDWFDSLSEKSAAKSPAFDVPFELIELQKFDYALEGITFQQLIRMPNAVYASTSDAVEATAYLAIEDFLHASVKGLWEAFWSQDEPMPFSVACLSNANLKFYQAEKAIANGKLGSLCATGIMLKNPRHPSGSWDHLLELALMRPDIGSLAGDSERQPSLSVIGEALFYALRILLSRSLSRLSFSESSNTVFVLLVDSQHGGVVRVEGDIFKLEYDVNNVYECAANWIKDHARIAVSPVDRIWNKLGNANWGDLGALQVLFATFHCIMQFAGMPKHSIEDLAVDHGSRLQTRRVERQLEDTRVNGNGLFRYQQHTVSPEIVEVQEDSNNIRSEEVLKLEVGSTLWLEDSNWQKGYQINELLSCAEFSYYIASPLEDPGKSLFLYVGSHPYQLEPAWENMNLWYQVQRQTKILTIMKQKGLSCKYLPQLGASGRIIHPGQCQRPSSGGNCDHPWCGTPILVTSPVGETVAEMISEGRFGSEEAIRCCHDCLSALSTAARAGIRHGDIRPENVIYVRSGVRYPYFVLIGWGHAILEDRDRPALNLHFSSTFALQEGKLCSASDAESLVYMLYYSSGGTFPDLDSVEGALQWRETSWSRRLIQQKLGDVSTVLKAFADYVDSLCGTPYLMDYDIWLRRLKRNIREEDHGKEIDTSS from the coding sequence GTGATTTCCCAGACCAGGAGTCAGTGGGGTCTGGGACAAAAAGGTCTAGCGTATCATCTAGCAGTAGGTCTCGGAACCGCAAAGATTTTTTCCATAGATTTTTGGATAGTAAAGATCTGACTGTGAAACTTGAAGACTGGTTTGATTCGTTATCAGAAAAGTCAGCAGCAAAATCACCTGCCTTTGATGTTCCTTTCGAGTTAATAGAACTTCAAAAGTTTGATTATGCATTGGAAGGGATCACATTTCAGCAGCTGATTCGGATGCCCAATGCTGTTTATGCTTCTACTTCTGATGCTGTAGAAGCAACTGCTTATCTTGCTATTGAAGACTTTTTACATGCTAGTGTGAAGGGCTTGTGGGAGGCATTTTGGAGTCAGGATGAACCTATGCCTTTCTCTGTTGCCTGTCTGTCCAATGCTAACTTGAAATTCTACCAGGCTGAGAAGGCCATAGCTAATGGTAAGCTTGGAAGTCTTTGTGCCACTGGTATAATGCTAAAAAACCCTAGGCATCCCAGCGGGTCGTGGGACCATCTTCTTGAACTGGCTCTTATGAGACCTGATATTGGAAGCCTTGCTGGGGATAGTGAGCGGCAGCCTTCTCTTTCTGTTATAGGGGAGGCCCTATTCTATGCTCTTCGTATACTACTATCAAGAAGCTTAAGCAGATTGAGTTTCTCCGAGAGTTCAAACACCGTCTTTGTTCTTCTTGTTGATTCTCAACATGGTGGGGTTGTAAGAGTTGAAGGAGACATATTTAAGTTGGAATATGATGTTAATAATGTTTATGAATGTGCTGCTAATTGGATAAAAGACCATGCTAGAATTGCAGTCTCTCCGGTTGATCGGATCTGGAACAAGCTAGGAAATGCAAATTGGGGAGATCTGGGTGCTCTACAGGTACTCTTTGCAACCTTCCATTGTATCATGCAGTTTGCTGGAATGCCCAAGCACTCTATTGAGGATTTAGCTGTTGATCATGGTTCTCGCCTTCAAACAAGGAGAGTGGAGAGGCAGTTGGAGGATACCAGAGTGAATGGGAATGGTCTATTTCGTTACCAGCAGCACACTGTTTCCCCTGAAATTGTTGAAGTTCAAGAAGATTCCAATAATATTCGGTCTGAAGAGGTATTGAAGTTGGAAGTAGGATCCACATTATGGTTGGAGGATTCCAACTGGCAAAAGGGTTATCAGATTAACGAATTGCTGAGCTGTGCTGAATTTTCATATTACATTGCATCTCCTCTGGAAGACCCAGGAAAAAGTCTGTTTCTATACGTTGGTTCTCATCCTTATCAGCTGGAACCAGCATGggaaaatatgaatttatggTATCAGGTTCAGAGACAGACTAAAATATTGACCATTATGAAACAGAAAGGTCTCTCTTGCAAATATTTGCCACAGTTAGGTGCATCTGGCAGGATTATTCACCCTGGTCAGTGTCAAAGACCCAGCTCGGGAGGAAACTGTGACCACCCTTGGTGTGGCACCCCAATTCTTGTGACCAGCCCGGTTGGTGAAACTGTGGCTGAAATGATTAGTGAAGGTCGATTCGGTTCAGAGGAGGCAATCAGGTGTTGTCACGATTGCTTGTCTGCACTTTCGACAGCTGCCCGTGCTGGGATTCGGCATGGAGACATCAGGCCAGAGAATGTAATTTATGTCAGGTCCGGTGTGAGGTATCCGTATTTTGTCCTTATTGGCTGGGGACATGCTATTCTTGAAGATAGGGACCGCCCTGCATTGAATCTTCATTTCTCGTCAACTTTCGCTCTTCAGGAGGGAAAGTTGTGCTCAGCTTCAGATGCAGAGAGCCTGGTTTATATGCTTTATTATTCGTCTGGTGGTACTTTTCCGGACCTGGATTCTGTTGAGGGTGCATTGCAGTGGAGAGAGACCTCTTGGTCGAGGAGGTTGATTCAGCAGAAGCTTGGTGATGTCTCAACCGTGTTGAAGGCATTTGCTGATTATGTTGACAGTCTTTGTGGGACACCATATCTGATGGACTATGATATATGGCTAAGAAGGTTAAAGAGAAATATTCGTGAGGAGGACCATGGTAAGGAAATTGACACATCAAGCTAG